The Bacteroidia bacterium genomic interval TTAGCAAGGTACTACCCGTTTGTTGCCCGGTCACTTGCTAAGTGACTGTTCTAATTTCCCGAAAAAATGAGAATTAATGATTCCTCAAAGAACTAGTACGATCTGTCGTATATTTTTATTCTGAATGGATGGAAGATGTTACGAGAAATTGAAACAAGGATATAAGTTGTTGACAAACAATGAGTTGTATGTAGAATTGGAGCAGATTTATATTTTTAATGTATGTTTAAAAACCCTTCAAAATCGCTAAAAATCGCGTTTTTTGGATAAAAGCTTGGTATTCAATTAAATACATATATTTCGAGAATTCTGCCTAAAAAACATATAAGTCAAGTTTTTTTTTACGTTTATTTTTCTGAGTTTTAACCTTACGTCCAAGGCAAGAATATTGACTTATTAGCGTTTTTAATCAAGTAAACAAAAAGATTTAGCAAAATCTCGCATGACAACTACACACGTTGACATATGGAATGAGTGTCTGCGAATTATTCAAGAAGAAATCGCACCGCAAAGCTTCGAAACCTGGTTCAAGCCGATCAAACCGATTAGAATCGAAAACAGTGTTTTGACTATAGAAGTGCCAAGTCAATTCTTCTATGAATGGTTGGAAGAGCATTACCTTGGGATGCTCAAGAGAGCCATTCACCAAACACTCGGTGCTGAGGGCAGGCTGGAATATTCCATTGTCATTGAAAACAGCGTTTCGCAATCTGCTTCAACCATTCGGATGCCAACCGCATCCCACAACTCATCCTCTACTACTAATAAATCACTTAGTAATCCTTTGAATGTAAATCGTCCCGTTCCGAATCCCTTTGTAATTCCAGGCATTCGAAAGTTCGAGGTAGAGTCAAATTTGAATGCCAATTATACATTTGAGACATTCATTGAAGGTGATTGCAACCGTCTTGCTCGTGCTGCAGGATATGCAGTAGCAAACAAGCCCGGCATTACCGCTTACAATCCACTCTTTATATTTAGTGGTGTAGGGCTGGGAAAAACTCACTTGCTACAGGCTATTGGAAATGAGATAAAAAGTAACTTTCCAAGAAAGGCCGTTCTGTATGTATCCTCCGAACGTTTTATCAATCAGTTTATCGAGGCTGTCAGAAAAGGAACTGTAAATGATTTCATGAATTTCTACCAAATGATCGATGTCCTATTGGTAGATGATATCCAGTTCCTTTCAGGTAAAGAGAAGACACAGGAAAACTTCTTCCACGTTTTCAACCACTTGCGCCAATCCGGAAAACAAATCGTTTTGGCTTCCGATAGACCCCCTAATGAAATTGAAGGAATCGAAGAGAGACTTCTCTCCAGATTTAAGTGGGGCCTAAACACCAGTCTTCAGGTACCTGATTATCAAACCCGCAAACAGATCTTACAAAGCAAGATGTATCAGAATGGTATCCAACTTCCTGCAGAGGTTGTTGAATACATAGCACACAACATTAGCTCGAATATCCGCGAATTGGAAGGTGCCCTGATCAGTCTACTTGCACAAAGCTCTCTCAATAGAAGAGAGGTTGACATCGAACTCGCTAGATCAATGCTCCAAAACTTTGTAGAAAGTGTGAGCAGAGAGATCACCATAGAATCCATTCAGGAAATCGTTGGAGAACATCTGTCAATTGAAGTTGAGCAAATGAAAGCCAAGACCCGTAAAAGGGACATTGTTCAGGCCAGACAGATAGCCATGTTCTTCGCTAAAGAGATGACCCGCCACTCTCTGAAATCGATCGGCATTCATTTTGGAGGAAGAGACCATTCTACAGTAATCCATGCTCTGCAAACAGTAAATGACCTTGTTGCAACGGATAAATACTTTAAGCAAAGTGTATCAGAAATTCGTAAGAGAATTTCTTTGGAATTGAACTAAGCTAAAAACTAGAAAGAACTTAAAAGGGGAGTAGCAGTGCTGCTCCCTTTTTGCTTTTTACAGCAGTCTTCTGAGGCTGAGAGATTTAAGGCAAAATGGAATGGTAATTTTGATCTTTTTCATGTAATTTTATTTACGAACCTGAAATGATTACAAAAATGAATAAAAGAAAAACTATACTCCTCGGTTTATCCATAGCTTTTATCCTTGGATTATTTGCACCCGCCTGTGCGATGCTTAAAGGCGATCCTCGCAAAAACTGCAATCATCCCAAGCATGGAGAGTACATGAAGGAAAGGCAACAAAAACAATTCAACAAAAAGGGATTTAAACTGTAAAGGTATTCCTTCGAAAATAGCCGCTCAATCACTTGAGCGGCTATTTTTTTGATTTAGTTTATATTTTTAGGCAAGGCTAAAAATAAAATTAGGGAATTTTAAAAAAATACTTTTACTTTGTTTCGAACAACGGACCCTATATGAAAAAACTATACCTCCTGTTATGCCTGAGTATCTGTCTTTGCCTGATTGGGAAAGCACAAATACCCAAGATGAAAGTAGTTGCAACAACTACTTTTCTGGCGGACCTCGCAAAAAACATTGCCGGGGATAAAGCAGATGTTATTTCTCTCATGCCCACAGGTGGAGATCCTCATTTATATGACCCCATTCCGGGAGATGCTAAAAAGATAGCCGAAGCAGATGTGATTCTGAGAAATGGGCTTACCCTTGAAGGCTGGCTGGATGAGTTGATTGAGAATTCCGGAACCCGTGCCAAGATTTATACTTTGACTGAAGGGATCATCCCCATCAAATCAGTCGTTTATGAGGATGCCCTGGATCCTCATGCCTGGATGGATGTAAAGAACGGAATCATCTATACAGATAATATTCTCCGGGCACTAATCGAATCTCAGCCAACTGATCAGGATTACTTTGAGTCGCAGCACGCAGCATATAAAGCTATACTGCTTGCATTGGATGTAGAGATAAAAGAACAAATCGCACAAATCCCTGCCAAGAAAAGAGTATTGGTTACTTCTCATGATGCCTTTCGTTATTACGGAAACGCCTATGGTTTGGAAGTGGTATCTGCCATGGGAACCAGTACGGATGCAGAGCCCACCCTGGAAGATTTGGCACATCTGTCTGAACAGGTGAAAGAAAATGATATCCCAGCCATTTTTATTGAGTCAACAATAAATCCTGAGATCATGGAGCAAAGAGCCAGTGATTTGGGAATCAGGATAGGAGGAAAACTCTTTGCGGATTCGCTGGGAGATGAAGAAAGCGGGGCAGATACCTATGTGAAAATGTTGCGGCAAAATACCCGCCTGATTCTGGATGGACTTGCCCGCCTAAGTGGAACCAAAGAAGCAGAAGAAGATTACAATTTCCTTTTTGTTATTCTGGGGATTTTTGCCCTGTCTTTTGTAGTAGTTGTGGTAAAATTGAGAATCCCTTCCCGAGAAGATTT includes:
- the dnaA gene encoding chromosomal replication initiator protein DnaA, with amino-acid sequence MTTTHVDIWNECLRIIQEEIAPQSFETWFKPIKPIRIENSVLTIEVPSQFFYEWLEEHYLGMLKRAIHQTLGAEGRLEYSIVIENSVSQSASTIRMPTASHNSSSTTNKSLSNPLNVNRPVPNPFVIPGIRKFEVESNLNANYTFETFIEGDCNRLARAAGYAVANKPGITAYNPLFIFSGVGLGKTHLLQAIGNEIKSNFPRKAVLYVSSERFINQFIEAVRKGTVNDFMNFYQMIDVLLVDDIQFLSGKEKTQENFFHVFNHLRQSGKQIVLASDRPPNEIEGIEERLLSRFKWGLNTSLQVPDYQTRKQILQSKMYQNGIQLPAEVVEYIAHNISSNIRELEGALISLLAQSSLNRREVDIELARSMLQNFVESVSREITIESIQEIVGEHLSIEVEQMKAKTRKRDIVQARQIAMFFAKEMTRHSLKSIGIHFGGRDHSTVIHALQTVNDLVATDKYFKQSVSEIRKRISLELN
- a CDS encoding zinc ABC transporter substrate-binding protein, producing the protein MKKLYLLLCLSICLCLIGKAQIPKMKVVATTTFLADLAKNIAGDKADVISLMPTGGDPHLYDPIPGDAKKIAEADVILRNGLTLEGWLDELIENSGTRAKIYTLTEGIIPIKSVVYEDALDPHAWMDVKNGIIYTDNILRALIESQPTDQDYFESQHAAYKAILLALDVEIKEQIAQIPAKKRVLVTSHDAFRYYGNAYGLEVVSAMGTSTDAEPTLEDLAHLSEQVKENDIPAIFIESTINPEIMEQRASDLGIRIGGKLFADSLGDEESGADTYVKMLRQNTRLILDGLARLSGTKEAEEDYNFLFVILGIFALSFVVVVVKLRIPSREDLKWENYKIDISGLSVSYDRKSVLSNIHLTLEPGYVYGLLGGNGSGKSTMFKSILGLIPTDSGSISIHGEEVESVQKFISYIPQKEEIDWSFPATVFDIVLMGRYPHRKVFERLSREDHEVAKESLRMMGIEDLAPKQIGELSGGQQQRAFIARALCQDAEIYLFDEPFVGVDITTEAKIIEIVKNLAKEGKLVVIIHHDLAKVNEYFDKVIMINQRLVAFGDTEEVFTDENIKKTYGGRLTILQQTENQRQ